From Pan paniscus chromosome 6, NHGRI_mPanPan1-v2.0_pri, whole genome shotgun sequence, one genomic window encodes:
- the LOC100982513 gene encoding cytochrome b-c1 complex subunit Rieske, mitochondrial-like — protein MVPATLELPVLYKEQPLLCQESLSGQAMSLSWVNSVGLNVPASVRYSHTDINVPDFPDYCCIEIFDGTKSSKEDSEARKGFSYLVTATTAVGVTYAAKNVISQFVSSISASADESAMSKIGIKLFDIPEGKNMAFKWRGKSLFVCHRTKKEIDQEPAAEESQLRAHSVI, from the coding sequence ATGGTGCCTGCCACCCTGGAGCTGCCTGTGCTGTACAAGGAGCAGCCTTTGCTATGCCAGGAGTCACTGAGTGGCCAGGCCATGAGCCTGTCTTGGGTCAACTCTGTGGGCCTCAATGTCCCTGCTTCTGTTCGTTATTCCCATACAGACATCAATGTGCCTGACTTCCCTGATTACTGTTGCATTGAGATTTTTGATGGGACAAAGTCTTCAAAAGAGGATAGCGAGGCTAGGAAAGGGTTCTCCTATTTGGTAACTGCAACAACTGCTGTGGGTGTCACATATGCTGCCAAGAATGTCATCTCCCAGTTTGTTTCCAGCATCAGTGCTTCTGCTGATGAGTCGGCCATGTCGAAAATTGGAATCAAGTTATTTGATATTCCAGAAGGCAAGAACATGGCTTTCAAATGGAGAGGCAAATCCTTGTTTGTATGCCACAGAACCAAGAAGGAGATTGACCAAGAACCTGCAGCTGAAGAGTCCCAGCTGAGGGCCCATAGCGTGAtttaa